In a genomic window of Curtobacterium flaccumfaciens pv. betae:
- a CDS encoding carbohydrate ABC transporter permease, translated as MTVSRTAPRTSGASAPGPVRVRKRKPRVVANTIAVLFCLVWVFPIYWMVNTAFKPADEVTTMTPIWAPLHPTLDNFTRALTQEGFLVYLRNSTIVVVAAVLLSIVVGFLASAALSRFRFRGRRAILVAILFVQMIPSGALLIPLFLSFQTLGLLNSYVGLILAYVASVLPFSIWVMRGFFVAVPVEIEEAAKVDGAGTFRILWSVLFPLVMPGVIATSVFAFIAAWNDYLIAYVMLKDQGMYTLPVWLAGFSTNKGTDFGGLMAASVLFSIPVVVFFLIVQRRLVTGMTAGAVKG; from the coding sequence GTGACCGTCTCGAGAACGGCGCCCCGTACGAGCGGGGCGTCCGCGCCGGGCCCCGTGCGGGTGCGCAAGCGCAAGCCGCGCGTCGTCGCGAACACCATCGCCGTGCTGTTCTGCCTGGTGTGGGTGTTCCCGATCTACTGGATGGTGAACACCGCCTTCAAGCCCGCCGACGAGGTCACCACGATGACCCCGATCTGGGCGCCGCTGCACCCGACGCTCGACAACTTCACGCGGGCGCTCACGCAGGAGGGTTTCCTGGTCTACCTGCGGAACTCCACGATCGTCGTGGTGGCGGCCGTGCTGCTGTCGATCGTCGTCGGGTTCCTGGCCTCGGCGGCACTGTCGCGGTTCCGGTTCCGGGGACGGCGGGCGATCCTGGTCGCGATCCTGTTCGTGCAGATGATCCCGTCGGGTGCGCTGCTCATCCCGCTGTTCCTGTCGTTCCAGACCCTCGGACTGCTGAACAGCTACGTCGGGCTGATCCTGGCGTACGTGGCGAGCGTGCTGCCGTTCTCGATCTGGGTGATGCGCGGCTTCTTCGTGGCCGTCCCCGTCGAGATCGAGGAGGCGGCGAAGGTGGACGGCGCCGGCACCTTCCGGATCCTGTGGAGCGTGCTGTTCCCGCTAGTCATGCCCGGGGTCATCGCCACGAGCGTGTTCGCGTTCATCGCGGCGTGGAACGACTACCTGATCGCGTACGTGATGCTCAAGGACCAGGGGATGTACACGCTGCCGGTCTGGCTCGCCGGGTTCTCGACGAACAAGGGCACGGACTTCGGTGGACTGATGGCGGCGAGCGTGCTGTTCTCGATCCCCGTCGTGGTGTTCTTCCTCATCGTGCAGCGCCGACTGGTCACGGGCATGACGGCGGGTGCCGTGAAGGGGTAG
- a CDS encoding carbohydrate ABC transporter permease, producing MTSTAEPVTDAEQSAPVTGGRGAGGRGAGGRRADGPVQGSSRGSRRGGRGAGRRSPVGSRAPLVLLAPAALLLLALVVYPLVRLVVISFQDYGLRAIFTGQAGFTGLTNYTDVLTDASFWPVILRTVLVTGAMVLGTIVIGMGVAQLLTRLGVAMRTIVSVVLVLAWAMPNVASSLVWQWLFQPFYGVLNWLITQLRVFGDHTQDNWASHPGQAYTIVLTLVIWQAVPFVALTLYAAQSQIAPEYYEAGALDGASVWTMYRAITLPALAPTLLLVSILSVIWDFNVFNQIWLLTRGGPEEATLTLGIWTFVQSFVSNAYGQGAAIAVISTLILGVLTSYYIRRLVRSCEEDL from the coding sequence ATGACGTCCACTGCGGAGCCGGTGACCGACGCGGAGCAGTCCGCGCCGGTCACCGGCGGGCGGGGTGCCGGCGGCCGGGGTGCCGGTGGCCGGCGGGCCGACGGGCCGGTTCAGGGGTCGTCGCGGGGATCCCGTCGGGGTGGGCGCGGCGCGGGTCGTCGGTCGCCGGTCGGGTCGCGGGCGCCGCTCGTCCTGCTGGCCCCGGCGGCACTGCTGCTCCTGGCCCTCGTCGTCTACCCGCTCGTCCGGCTCGTCGTCATCTCGTTCCAGGACTACGGGCTGCGGGCGATCTTCACCGGGCAGGCCGGGTTCACCGGGCTGACGAACTACACGGACGTCCTGACCGACGCGTCGTTCTGGCCGGTCATCCTGCGCACCGTGCTCGTGACGGGCGCGATGGTCCTGGGCACGATCGTCATCGGCATGGGGGTGGCGCAGCTGCTCACCCGCCTCGGGGTCGCGATGCGCACGATCGTCAGCGTCGTGCTCGTGCTGGCCTGGGCGATGCCGAACGTGGCCTCGAGCCTGGTCTGGCAGTGGCTCTTCCAGCCGTTCTACGGCGTGCTCAACTGGCTCATCACGCAGCTGCGGGTGTTCGGGGACCACACGCAGGACAACTGGGCGTCGCACCCGGGGCAGGCGTACACGATCGTGCTGACCCTCGTCATCTGGCAGGCCGTGCCGTTCGTGGCGCTGACGCTGTACGCCGCGCAGTCCCAGATCGCGCCGGAGTACTACGAGGCCGGCGCGCTCGACGGGGCCTCGGTGTGGACGATGTACCGCGCGATCACGCTGCCGGCACTCGCGCCGACGCTGCTGCTCGTGTCGATCCTGTCGGTGATCTGGGACTTCAACGTCTTCAACCAGATCTGGCTGCTCACCCGCGGTGGACCGGAAGAGGCCACGCTGACGCTCGGGATCTGGACCTTCGTGCAGTCGTTCGTGTCCAACGCCTACGGGCAGGGCGCGGCGATCGCCGTGATCTCGACCCTGATCCTCGGGGTGCTCACCAGCTACTACATCCGCCGGCTCGTCCGCAGCTGTGAGGAGGACCTGTGA
- a CDS encoding DeoR/GlpR family DNA-binding transcription regulator yields MYATERHTAIAAELQSAGRVSVAGLAEHFDVTTETVRRDLDLLETAGVLRRVHGGAVPVGRSSVVELSVAEREGQHGSAKSVIARAAMRLVPPTFTGSIALDAGTTCAAVASELARWEPEVAGSTITVITNSVPIAATLQHSEHLELHLLGGRVRGVTSAAVGTATVEQIGALRPDVAFIGTNGLSAGFGLSTPDEYEAAVKGAYVLAARRAVVLADAAKHGVEALMRFARLDEIDTLVTDQQPPADLAEALAGSDVEVVVA; encoded by the coding sequence ATGTACGCAACCGAGCGGCACACCGCCATCGCCGCCGAGCTGCAGTCCGCCGGCCGCGTGTCGGTCGCCGGTCTGGCCGAGCACTTCGACGTCACCACCGAGACCGTGCGCCGCGACCTCGACCTGCTCGAGACCGCCGGGGTCCTGCGCCGCGTGCACGGGGGAGCGGTCCCCGTCGGGCGCTCGAGCGTCGTCGAGCTCAGCGTCGCCGAGCGGGAGGGTCAGCACGGCTCCGCGAAGTCCGTGATCGCCCGGGCCGCGATGCGCCTGGTCCCGCCGACGTTCACCGGCTCGATCGCCCTCGACGCCGGCACCACCTGCGCCGCCGTCGCCTCCGAACTCGCCCGCTGGGAGCCCGAGGTCGCCGGCTCGACGATCACCGTCATCACGAACTCGGTGCCGATCGCCGCCACCCTGCAGCACAGCGAGCACCTCGAACTGCACCTGCTCGGCGGCCGCGTGCGCGGCGTCACGAGCGCCGCGGTCGGCACGGCCACCGTCGAGCAGATCGGCGCCCTCCGGCCCGACGTGGCGTTCATCGGCACGAACGGCCTGTCCGCCGGCTTCGGCCTGAGCACCCCGGACGAGTACGAGGCCGCCGTGAAGGGCGCCTACGTGCTCGCCGCCCGACGGGCCGTGGTGCTCGCCGACGCCGCCAAGCACGGCGTGGAGGCCCTGATGCGGTTCGCGCGCCTGGACGAGATCGACACGCTCGTCACCGATCAGCAGCCGCCCGCCGACCTGGCCGAGGCGCTCGCCGGCTCCGACGTCGAGGTCGTCGTCGCATGA